The Mesorhizobium sp. INR15 region CGCGAAAAAGAGGAGTCGGGAATCTTCAACACCAGCGGGAAGCCAAGCGTCTGCGCCGCTAGCTCGAGATCCGAGGTACCGGCGATCATCACTGTCGGCGGAACCGGCACCTTGTTGTAGGTCATCAACTCGTTGAGATAGACCTTGTTGGTGCAGCGGATCATCGACAGCGGATCATCGATGACCGGCATGCCTTCCTGCTGCGCGCGCCGGGCGAAGCGATAGGTATGGTTGGAGATCGATGTCGTCTCGCGGATGAACAAGGCGTCGTAGTTGGCGAGCTTGGCCAGATCCTTCTTGGTGATCGGCTCGATTTCAACGCCCATCTTCTCGGCGATCTTGGCCCAGTAGCGCAGCGATGAAATCTCCGACGGCGGGAGTTCCTCATGCGGGTCGACCAGCGTGGCGAAGGTGTAGCGTGCCGGCGTGCGGCCCTTGGTGTCGCGCCATTCGCGGTTGGTATAGGTCTCGAGGCACTGGATGAAGTGCGCTTCCTCATCCTCCGTCATCCGGGCCAGCGGATGGAAGCCGATCTTGCGGATCGACGCCCATTCGGCGCTGTCCTTGATGTGAACTTCCAGCGCCGGCGCGCGGAACCAGTCGAACAGCAGCTTGGCGAAACGGTCCCAGACTTTCGACGGACCGATGCCGAAGAAGATGCAGACCTTGGCCGGAAAAGCGCCGCCCAGATCCTTGCGGCATTTGTTCAGCGCCAGCTCCAATTCGGGCAGCGCATGCTCGTAGAGCTTGCGCTCCGACAGGTCGATCATCGTCTCGACGGTCGGAATGACCTTGTGGCCGCGCGAACTCGCCAACAACGAGGAATAATAGCCACGGCTCTGGTAGCTGTAGCTGTTCGACAGGTTGATGACCTTCGGCCGCTGGCCGCGAAACAGCGAAGGATGCGCGAGGTAATCGCGGTTGGTGATGATCTTGTGCGGTGTCGCCACCTGATCGAGATCGCTCTGCCTACCGGTAAGGATGACCCAGGTCATTGTTATCAGCGCTTTCCCAGAGTGATGGCGGCACGCAGTCCGTCGCGGCCGAACTGCGCCATGTTCATGAAGATGCCGTAAGGCACGGGAATGTTGGCGGCATCAAGGATGGTCTCCTGCCTTTCGTCCTCGACCCAGGGGTCATGGATCAGGATATGGTCACCATCATCGCCGATGGCCAGCACCCAATGCGGCACCTTCTTGCCGAACATCAGGAAGCCGCTGATCAGCACCAGAACCAGTTTGCCGCCGGCGATCGCGGCGCGAATGTCGTCGATGGTGAACGGACGATAATTCACCGGGATACCGTAAAGTTCCGCGCGGCGGCGAAAGTCGACCTGAGCCAGTTCCATCACCCGGCGCTTGTCCTCGCTGCGCACCGATTGCAGGAACAGCGCGCCGTAAAATGACACGTGGATTTCCGCTGAAAGCCCGCTCTCGTGGCCGGAGACGGCGAGACCGAACGGCTCGCAGCCGCCAGGTCCCGACATCATGAAGACGGTCGTCGCCTCGCGCCACAGGCGGATCTCCATGACCGGATCCGGCACGAAGGCGCGATCGAAATTGGCCATCGCCATCATCAGGCAACACGGGCCGCAGGTGAATTCGCAAGTCTGCGGGTAGAACGGCACCTTCGTGGCGATCGGAATGTCGCCGCGCAGCGTCTTCTCGTAGCGCAGCGCGGCCTGGCCATCCTCATAATAGCCGGGCTCGCGGCCGATCTTGCGATAGCCGCTGTGCTCGTAGATGCGGATCGCCCTGGCGTTGTCCTCACGCACCTCAAGACGCAGCATCATGCGGCCATGCTCGAAGGCGGCGTCCTCCGCCTGCTCCAGCAGCGTGCGGCCAATGCCGCGGCCGCCGAAGAACGGACTGATGGCGATGGAATAGAGCCTGGCCACGCCACTGCCCTTGCGAAACAGCACGATGGCATAGCCGGCGACGCGGCCGTCGCATTCCGCAACCAGCGTCTCGGCGGTTTCGCGCTCGATGAACAAGCGGAAAGAGCGGCGGGAGATACGGTCGCCGGAGAAAACAGCTTTCTCAATGGCGGCGAGATCATCGACGTCGGAAGCGCGGGCCTTGCGGATCTCGGCAGGCATGCGGAGCTCGAAAAACCTCGATTGGGTTGTTGGAAAAGGCCCTGTTCGAAAACGTCCATGACGCCAGCCGAAGTGCTGGGAGTCATCAAGCGCTATCGCACCTCGAATAGGGCCGAATTGTGACAGATTCGACGCCTGCCCAATCGTGAAAAAGAGCTTTGAACACGATCGCTATTCGCGGATTGGCCTCACCTCGAGGTGAGGCCGTTCAAGTGGCGAGGCCAGCCAGAAGCTGGCCGTAGGCGCTCTTGGCCACCACGGCCAATTGCTCGCGAGGCAATGAGCCAACGACGGCGCAGCCATAGCCCTTGTCCAGCCAGTAGACGGCCTGCGGGCCGTCTTGCGCCGAAGCATAGGTGCCCCTGGCATTCTCGGTCGATTCCGCCGTGACGAAGAGAGAGATGCGCTCGCCCTTGTCGTCCTCATAGAGCAGCATCGCGGCCTTGCCATCGCCGGCTGGCAGCAAGCGGCCGCCGATCAGCTGGAAACCGTTCGCGGTCAGATCCGGCGCCACCAGCTTCAAGCCGACGCGGTTGGACAGCCAGGTCTGCAGATGATCCTTGTCGCTGGCCGGCACTTCGACCGCATGCCGCTTTTCGGCGGCGTAGATGACATGGGCGGCGATCGCCTGCTCGGCAAGCTGGTCCTCGGCCGGATCTTCCTGGCCGATCCTGTCAATGCCGGCAAAATAGCCACCCAGACCGCCAACGGCGAGCATTGCCGCGGCAGCAGCCGCGAGCCACCAGCGCGAGCGTGATGCCGCAACCCTGAACGGCGCCTCGCCAAGCACGACCTTCTGCAGCCGCGCCGGCACCGGTTCATCAAGCACACCGGCAAAGGCGGCGCGCAATGCGGCCCGGTCGGCGGTATAGCGGATGCTCCTGGCCTTCATTTCAGGGTTCGCGTCGAGCCAGGCGTCATAGGCCACGCGCTCGTCGCCGGGCAGCTCACCATCGAGCGCCATGTGGATGTCACGTTCGGAAAAATCGCGGCGGATCATTTCTCGACGATCCTTATGGCGCGGCGGCGCGCGGTGTCATCGAGCAGGCCGCGCAATTCCTCACGCCCGCGCGCGATGCGCGACATCAGCGTGCCCGCCGGAACGCCAAGGATATTGGCGGCCTCGGCATAGGAAAACCCTTCGATGGCGACCATGACAAGAGCTGCACGGCGATCGGGGCTGATCGCCTGCAAGGCGTCGATGATCTCGCGCGAGGCGATGCTCTCCACCTGTTCGGCGGGCTGGGCAAGCGCCTCGCCGGCCTCCAGGGGCAGCATCGCGGCTTCGCCGCGCCGGTTCACCTTGCGCATCTGGTCGATGAACAAATGATGCATGATCGTAAACAGCCACCTCCGGGGGCTTTCTCCTGTCTGCCAGTTGTCGAGCCGGACGAGTGCCCGCTCGAGACAGTCCTGAACAAGGTCGTCGGCAGCATCGCGGTCGCGCAAAAGCGAGCGTGCGTAGCGGCGCAGGCGCGGTATTTCGCCAAGGATTGCTGCCTTCTTTTCGTTCATGACCGCTGGTTCTGAGGTCGCCTTTGTTGATCCCAATTCAACGCGCCTTCCCGGCGCGGCGCAAGCGGCCAGCGCGAAGCGGTCCGCCGCCCCGGTCACCCAAGCAATGAGATAACGTGGCGGACAGCCGTTTTATTCCCGCCCAAAGTGAAATCCTGGTGTCATGGCTCGCCAGCCGGCGCCTTCTCCCTCGCTGCCTGCGTCAGCAGCCGCTGATAGAACAGGCCGATGCCGATCAGCACGGCGCCGAGGCCGATGAAGGACAGCGCCCGCAGGACGCCTTGCAGTTCCGACATGTCGAAGAGAAACACCTTCAGCACGGCAATCGCGATCAGCGCGGCGGACGCGATGCGCAGCACCTGCGACTTCAGCCAGACACCCGCGGTTAGCAGCACCACGCCAATGACCAGCCAGAGTGCGGAATAGGTGTAGGTTTCCAACTGGCCAAGGCCGCTCCAGAGGCCAATGAATTCGCCCTTGAAGATGCGCCTCACGGTCAGCGTGGCGTAGGCGAAGGCAAGCAAGGCAGCGACCAGCGCCAACATGGCCGAATACCACCTTGGCCGCTTGCCTCGCACATACAGCGCCAGCCCGCCAGCGGCGATCGCCGGCAAGAGATAGGCAAGGAACAGCAGGTTGAAGACCGGGATCTGGCCGGTCGATTCGTCCGTGAACAGCGGGTTCAGCACGACGAAGTGTCGGATGACAATGAAAGCGACCGAAAGAACACCCGCCGCCATGGAGCCATAGCGCAGCACCGAACTCGGTGAACGCATGTCGATGGCGACCAGGATGCCGCCGGCGCCGATGGCAATCAGCGTGTAAATCGCCTGCTCGGCCAGTGTCACCGTGTCGGTGTTGATGACGCCGCCATGCATGGCATGGCGCACCAGCATGGCGAGCGTCAGCAGCGCAAACAGCGCTGTCGCCGCCTCCATGACAAGACGCGGCCGGCCATTGGTGGTGCGGGCGAGCTGCCAGGCGGCAAAGCCGAAGGCAAGTGCCGGCACGCCATAACCGGGCAGCAGCCAGTTGAAGACCGGCGTCGTCGACAGTAACTCGGCGCCAACGATTGTCGGGTCGAAGGCGACGCGGCCAAGCACCGCGATCACCGCGCCGACAGAGATCCAGCCAAGCACGGGATAGCCACGCCAGCGCGTAGCCAGCGCCGGCACGATGGCGGAGGCACCGAGCAGAATGGTGGTCCAGCCGGATCCGAAGGCCATGTGCAGCATCAACAGGCCGGCGATGGCCGCGCCACCGAGTGCAAAGGATGTCGCCACCCTGCCCTGCAATGGCGGTTCTTCGCCTCGTGCGATCCATTCGCCACCGACCGCGAAAACCACGACGAGAAGGGCTGCGACCGCCGCATAGGCAAGGTCGCGGTCGAGGTTGCCGTAGGTGAGCCACAGCGCCAGCAGGATGATCAGTGGGGCGCCAACGCCCCATGCCGCCCAAGAGGCGGCGCGGATTTGCGCCGAAGCCGCGAAGCGGCGCGCGGACCAGAATCCGGCGCCAATGAAAACCAAGGCGAGGCCAATGCCGATACGCAACGTCAGGGCATTGCCTGCCGTCACGGGCAGCCCGTCAAAGCCGACATTGCCTCGCGCAAAATCGGAGCCGATGTTGGTAGGCGGAATGATGCCCAGATGGATCAGCACGGTCACCAGTCCAGCAGCGTGCAGCAGCGGCAGGGCACGCGGCCGATAGGCCGCAACAGCGACAAGAGCAGCAAGGACCACGGCACCCGGCAAGGCATCCCCGGCGGCGACAAGTGTCGTATCGACCGACAGGCCCAGAGCCGAAAACGCGACAAAAGCTCCCGGCACGATCGATGGCCAATCGAAGCCCTTTTTCCCCGGTTCCGCGTCGCCGCCACGATGGCCGAGCCAGACAAAGGCGAGCGCTCCCAGCGTGACCGCGTCGATGAAGAGAATGATGGAGAGGTTCGCGGCCGGTGCATCGCTCATGTAGAGGATCGTCCAGATGCCGGTGCCGGCAAAGGCTGCCGCCATCAGGAAGGTCCAGTCGCGCATGCGGGCAATGACACTGGTGGCGATCAGCACGACTGCGAGATAGCCGAACAACGCCCAGAAATTGGGCGTCTGCGAGCTGATGAGCGCCGGTGTCACCAGGGCGCCCAGCAAGCCGATGCCGGCCAGCGCCAGGCCATGGACAAGGCTTGCGGCAATGGTGGCAATGCCGATGATGCCGAGCAGCACA contains the following coding sequences:
- a CDS encoding RimK family protein produces the protein MTWVILTGRQSDLDQVATPHKIITNRDYLAHPSLFRGQRPKVINLSNSYSYQSRGYYSSLLASSRGHKVIPTVETMIDLSERKLYEHALPELELALNKCRKDLGGAFPAKVCIFFGIGPSKVWDRFAKLLFDWFRAPALEVHIKDSAEWASIRKIGFHPLARMTEDEEAHFIQCLETYTNREWRDTKGRTPARYTFATLVDPHEELPPSEISSLRYWAKIAEKMGVEIEPITKKDLAKLANYDALFIRETTSISNHTYRFARRAQQEGMPVIDDPLSMIRCTNKVYLNELMTYNKVPVPPTVMIAGTSDLELAAQTLGFPLVLKIPDSSFSRGVKKCGTFEELKTLATEWLEDSDLLIAQKFIPTEYDWRVGVLGGQPLFAVHYLMAKKHWQIVNHKANGKPDQGGIKTFTLKETPAHVVETAVRAARCIGDGLYGVDLKETKDGVFVIEVNDNPNLDHGWEDSGEKDEVWVRLTQWFLERLDRPGGRG
- a CDS encoding peptidase C39 family protein, producing the protein MPAEIRKARASDVDDLAAIEKAVFSGDRISRRSFRLFIERETAETLVAECDGRVAGYAIVLFRKGSGVARLYSIAISPFFGGRGIGRTLLEQAEDAAFEHGRMMLRLEVREDNARAIRIYEHSGYRKIGREPGYYEDGQAALRYEKTLRGDIPIATKVPFYPQTCEFTCGPCCLMMAMANFDRAFVPDPVMEIRLWREATTVFMMSGPGGCEPFGLAVSGHESGLSAEIHVSFYGALFLQSVRSEDKRRVMELAQVDFRRRAELYGIPVNYRPFTIDDIRAAIAGGKLVLVLISGFLMFGKKVPHWVLAIGDDGDHILIHDPWVEDERQETILDAANIPVPYGIFMNMAQFGRDGLRAAITLGKR
- a CDS encoding anti-sigma factor, with amino-acid sequence MIRRDFSERDIHMALDGELPGDERVAYDAWLDANPEMKARSIRYTADRAALRAAFAGVLDEPVPARLQKVVLGEAPFRVAASRSRWWLAAAAAAMLAVGGLGGYFAGIDRIGQEDPAEDQLAEQAIAAHVIYAAEKRHAVEVPASDKDHLQTWLSNRVGLKLVAPDLTANGFQLIGGRLLPAGDGKAAMLLYEDDKGERISLFVTAESTENARGTYASAQDGPQAVYWLDKGYGCAVVGSLPREQLAVVAKSAYGQLLAGLAT
- a CDS encoding RNA polymerase sigma factor; amino-acid sequence: MNEKKAAILGEIPRLRRYARSLLRDRDAADDLVQDCLERALVRLDNWQTGESPRRWLFTIMHHLFIDQMRKVNRRGEAAMLPLEAGEALAQPAEQVESIASREIIDALQAISPDRRAALVMVAIEGFSYAEAANILGVPAGTLMSRIARGREELRGLLDDTARRRAIRIVEK
- a CDS encoding DUF2339 domain-containing protein; protein product: MFESLIGLVAIIALFVIISRQQSRIGLIERELGALRSLVLSSAQEVLPVVKPSELAVLETTSLDAPAVTNEATPVATEPVAQSAAAAMSVTVAEAPAVVEPSQAASGPWSAGETTAATAGSIPPISEPAKAARKPDIETALGTRWAVWVGGIALAMGGLFLIRYTIEAGIFGPGVRLSMAAVLGLVLVAGGEFIRRTGFKVPVQGAAGAYIPAILTAAGAFILFGTVYAAYGVYGFIGPTFAFVLLGIIGIATIAASLVHGLALAGIGLLGALVTPALISSQTPNFWALFGYLAVVLIATSVIARMRDWTFLMAAAFAGTGIWTILYMSDAPAANLSIILFIDAVTLGALAFVWLGHRGGDAEPGKKGFDWPSIVPGAFVAFSALGLSVDTTLVAAGDALPGAVVLAALVAVAAYRPRALPLLHAAGLVTVLIHLGIIPPTNIGSDFARGNVGFDGLPVTAGNALTLRIGIGLALVFIGAGFWSARRFAASAQIRAASWAAWGVGAPLIILLALWLTYGNLDRDLAYAAVAALLVVVFAVGGEWIARGEEPPLQGRVATSFALGGAAIAGLLMLHMAFGSGWTTILLGASAIVPALATRWRGYPVLGWISVGAVIAVLGRVAFDPTIVGAELLSTTPVFNWLLPGYGVPALAFGFAAWQLARTTNGRPRLVMEAATALFALLTLAMLVRHAMHGGVINTDTVTLAEQAIYTLIAIGAGGILVAIDMRSPSSVLRYGSMAAGVLSVAFIVIRHFVVLNPLFTDESTGQIPVFNLLFLAYLLPAIAAGGLALYVRGKRPRWYSAMLALVAALLAFAYATLTVRRIFKGEFIGLWSGLGQLETYTYSALWLVIGVVLLTAGVWLKSQVLRIASAALIAIAVLKVFLFDMSELQGVLRALSFIGLGAVLIGIGLFYQRLLTQAAREKAPAGEP